The Candidatus Bathyarchaeia archaeon genomic sequence CGACCGAGAGATATAGTGAGCCGATCACGAATACGCTGAGAACAATACTTCTGTGAAAGTCTCGCTCAGGGTTCTTGAATTCCTCTGCAACATTGGACACGTTCTCGTAGCCCAGATATGACCAGAAGATCAATGCTGCCGCGGTGCCAATCGGGATGATTCCATACGGAAAGATGGGGGAGAAGTTCTCAAGCCGAATGATTGGAGCTGAAGCAATAACTGCGGTCAGAAGGAGGCCTATGATCGCAACTATTACAGCAAGCTGTACTTTCCCACTGACGACAATCCCCCGATAGTTGATCAGGAACGCGCCCAGAATAATGAGTGCCGCGACTCCATAGATCATCGTCTTGCTCAGCGGAATCGCGTACGAGAGATAGGACGCCGCGATTACGGTAACAACAGGAGCACCTGTGACATACCAGACGATGAAGAGCCAGCCGACCGCGTCAGCCATTTCCAGCCCGAAGGCTTCGCGTGCAAACGAGTAGACTCCGCCTGACTCTGGCTTCCGAGCGGACAAGCTTGCGAAAGTGTAGGCGAGAGGGTAGCTGGCTATCGACAACAAGACCCATGCGAGGAGCGAGGCTGGACCTGCAATCTGTGCTGCTAAACCCGGGAGCACTAGGACACCTGAGCCGAGGACTGAACTCATGTACAATGCGACTGCATATCGCATTGTCACGGCTTTTCGAAGACTTGGCTTTTCCTCGGACATTATCCATCAACGGCTCGTTCGAATTGCTGTTGGATAAAGGCTGGTTCGTCGTGAAGTGACAGAACCACGAATCGCGGTTTCTTTACTTCATCCGGGATCGGACTAAAAATTCTCTCTAACTTCAGTTAGACGGTTTTCTTATCCGTCTTCCTGCCAGCTATGCTTCGCTTGTAGAACTGTTCGGATGAATTCTTTGTAGCCGCTAGTCATCTCCTCATAGGCTACCGCGACTTCGTTCATGTCGGGAACGAGTGCCCTGAGTTCTAGGGGAAGTATCGTGTTAGTGTTGCGTAGATGGAGTCGGTTTCGGATCCTGCCGAGGATCGAGGCTAGCTTGTCGGTCCAGTCTTTCTCCCAGAGTATTCTTACGAACAGCTCTTCAAAGTCGTGTTCCTTGCCTAGGGTCTGTTCCTCGTAATCAAACAGTTCCAGCGCTTTCTGGCGGATAGAGTCTGAAAGCAGTACCTGCTCAGGTGGTTCAAAGTCCCCTGAACTCACAGGCCAGCACGACGCCATGTTATCGTTCTGTTTACGATCGTAATAGTCTCGTGTTACCTCTCCAAGTAAGTGCGCTGTTCAAGATCAAGAGTCGGGAAAAGTTACGGAGGAAGAGCAAGCGAGAATCTGTTGATCCGGTGAAAAACCTGACCATTACGGCTTCGAGACGTTTTTCGCACAATTACAGAAGCCTTGCTCTTCGCCTATCTTCTGTTCCTCCCTTGTCAGCTGGTTGCTGAGGATGTAGTGTTGACAGTCGGGACAGAAGTGTTTCCTTATCTCCGCCAGCCGCTTCCTGTTCTCCTCCAGATCTAGCAAACGCGCTTTGCCAGGACGTTCATTCTCTTCGACCTTTCGTAAACGTCTCCGTTCCGCCAATGTGAAGCTTAGCTGGGCGCGTTCCCATG encodes the following:
- a CDS encoding amino acid permease, with the protein product MSEEKPSLRKAVTMRYAVALYMSSVLGSGVLVLPGLAAQIAGPASLLAWVLLSIASYPLAYTFASLSARKPESGGVYSFAREAFGLEMADAVGWLFIVWYVTGAPVVTVIAASYLSYAIPLSKTMIYGVAALIILGAFLINYRGIVVSGKVQLAVIVAIIGLLLTAVIASAPIIRLENFSPIFPYGIIPIGTAAALIFWSYLGYENVSNVAEEFKNPERDFHRSIVLSVFVIGSLYLSVAIATVGTQAYKAGGSIAPFAAILSNALGVYGGISTAVLAVFIIFGTVNAYTTGMSRVIYSVAKEGGLPKAIARIHPKTRVPHLSLALLSGFSLITLVLSYFLDLDLQTALLIPSGAAILVYVIGSASGIRLLKGSRLRLYPWISLAISVFMLPFVGVVLVVSALVALFGYNYRIIRGFAPINTKT